In a genomic window of Nodosilinea sp. E11:
- a CDS encoding DUF760 domain-containing protein, with the protein MVFNPEDAEFISMSANSDHPNELLKYLQHQSPEVLTRVAQAVSGEIKQIIAHNVQGLVGILPSEGFNVQVTTDRENLAGLLASAMMTGYFLRQMEQRMELEHTISGSFFGADFGSDEINFDD; encoded by the coding sequence ATGGTATTTAACCCTGAAGACGCCGAATTCATCAGCATGTCGGCCAATAGCGACCACCCCAACGAGTTGCTGAAATATCTCCAGCACCAGTCTCCAGAAGTGTTGACGCGGGTGGCCCAAGCTGTCAGCGGCGAAATCAAGCAAATTATTGCTCACAACGTCCAGGGATTGGTGGGCATCTTGCCGAGCGAAGGCTTTAACGTTCAAGTCACCACCGATCGCGAAAATCTGGCTGGGCTGCTAGCCTCTGCCATGATGACTGGCTACTTCTTGCGCCAGATGGAACAGCGCATGGAGCTAGAGCACACTATTTCAGGCTCCTTCTTCGGGGCCGACTTTGGCTCCGACGAGATCAACTTCGACGATTGA
- a CDS encoding DUF5331 domain-containing protein yields MNSKQLRRSLKIKWLTYYRDNREWIDKLGIWVTSNGHRRPSSGFILGALATLEPDLTNLLPLVVDLSSNPDRIISALGLDTSPVKELAALEKAHKMLPSSPQSEVSLASAEAVTPLTIDAPPPLSPAYDDEACSGAGGREVDRPRT; encoded by the coding sequence GTGAACAGCAAACAACTGCGGCGATCGCTCAAAATTAAGTGGTTGACCTACTACCGAGACAACCGCGAGTGGATTGACAAATTGGGTATATGGGTGACCAGTAACGGGCACAGGCGGCCCTCGTCGGGCTTTATTTTGGGGGCACTTGCTACCCTCGAACCCGACCTGACCAACCTGCTCCCCCTGGTGGTGGATTTAAGCAGCAACCCCGATCGCATTATTTCTGCCCTGGGTTTAGATACCAGCCCGGTGAAGGAGCTAGCAGCGCTAGAGAAGGCACACAAGATGTTGCCCAGTAGCCCCCAATCAGAGGTTTCTCTGGCCTCAGCTGAGGCCGTTACCCCCCTCACGATTGATGCTCCGCCACCGCTTTCCCCCGCCTACGACGACGAAGCCTGCTCCGGTGCAGGCGGCAGGGAGGTTGATCGACCCAGAACCTAA
- the yidD gene encoding membrane protein insertion efficiency factor YidD produces MKRLLLLLIHGYRRLISPLFPPTCRFNPTCSQYALTAIERFGPVRGSWLAARRITRCHPFHPGGYDPVPEGAAEAESSRE; encoded by the coding sequence ATGAAGCGTCTTTTGCTCCTGCTGATTCACGGCTACCGGCGGTTAATTTCGCCGCTGTTTCCGCCTACCTGTCGATTTAACCCCACCTGCTCGCAGTACGCGCTGACGGCGATCGAGCGGTTTGGTCCGGTGAGGGGCAGCTGGCTGGCGGCGCGACGCATTACCCGCTGTCACCCCTTTCACCCCGGCGGCTACGACCCCGTGCCGGAGGGAGCCGCTGAGGCCGAGTCATCTCGAGAATAA
- a CDS encoding ferredoxin:protochlorophyllide reductase (ATP-dependent) subunit N, which translates to MTLAQAQPNASALEFDCDTGNYHTFCPISCVAWLYQKIEDSFFLVIGTKTCGYFLQNAMGVMIFAEPRYAMAELEEADISAQLNDYEELKRLCESIKRDRNPSVIVWIGTCTTEIIKMDLEGLAPRLEAEIGIPIVVARANGLDYAFTQGEDTVLAAMAQRCPTEEEAAAKQPAAAKVEPKEEAKSGGIQKLLGLGRKKEEEAVVVADTPYHDHPPLVLFGSVPDPIVTQMTLELKKQGIKVSGWLPAKLYTDLPTVDEGYYVAGINPFLSRTATTLMRRRKCKLIGAPFPIGPDGTRAWIEKICSVFNIEPQGMEEREAKIWESVEDYLEIIRGKSVYFMGDNLLEISLARFLTRCGMTVQEIGIPYMDKRYQAAELALLEKTCNEMGTPLPKITEKPDNYNQIQRIQELHPDLVITGMAHANPLEARGINTKWSVEFTFAQIHGFGNTRDILELVTRPLRRNNNLKDLGWEKLVKEEAKV; encoded by the coding sequence ATGACCCTGGCCCAAGCTCAACCCAACGCTTCTGCCCTCGAATTTGACTGCGACACCGGCAACTACCACACCTTTTGCCCAATCAGCTGTGTGGCGTGGCTGTACCAAAAGATTGAAGACAGCTTTTTCTTAGTCATTGGCACCAAGACCTGCGGCTACTTTTTGCAAAATGCCATGGGGGTGATGATTTTCGCCGAACCCCGCTACGCCATGGCCGAGCTGGAAGAGGCTGATATCTCGGCTCAGCTCAACGATTATGAGGAGCTGAAAAGACTGTGTGAGAGCATTAAGCGCGATCGCAACCCCTCCGTGATCGTTTGGATTGGCACCTGCACCACCGAGATCATCAAAATGGATCTCGAAGGGTTGGCCCCCCGCCTAGAAGCCGAAATCGGCATCCCCATCGTTGTCGCCCGCGCCAACGGCCTTGACTACGCCTTTACCCAGGGTGAAGACACCGTACTGGCGGCCATGGCCCAACGCTGCCCCACCGAGGAAGAAGCCGCCGCTAAGCAGCCTGCTGCCGCCAAGGTAGAACCTAAAGAAGAAGCTAAGTCCGGCGGCATTCAAAAGCTGCTCGGCCTGGGCCGCAAAAAAGAAGAAGAGGCCGTAGTTGTCGCAGACACCCCTTACCACGATCACCCACCCCTGGTGCTGTTTGGCTCGGTGCCCGACCCCATCGTCACCCAAATGACCCTGGAACTGAAAAAGCAGGGCATCAAGGTCTCCGGCTGGCTGCCCGCCAAGCTCTACACCGACCTGCCCACCGTTGATGAAGGCTACTACGTCGCCGGTATCAACCCCTTCCTCTCTCGCACCGCTACCACGCTGATGCGCCGCCGCAAGTGCAAGCTGATCGGTGCCCCCTTCCCCATTGGCCCCGATGGCACCCGCGCCTGGATTGAGAAAATCTGCTCGGTGTTTAACATTGAACCCCAGGGCATGGAGGAGCGCGAAGCTAAAATCTGGGAGTCGGTAGAAGACTACCTGGAGATCATTCGCGGTAAGTCGGTCTACTTCATGGGCGACAACCTGCTGGAGATCTCCCTAGCCCGCTTTCTCACCCGCTGCGGCATGACGGTGCAAGAAATCGGCATCCCTTACATGGATAAGCGCTACCAGGCGGCGGAGCTGGCTCTGCTAGAGAAAACCTGCAACGAAATGGGCACGCCGCTGCCCAAAATCACCGAGAAGCCCGACAACTACAACCAGATCCAGCGCATTCAAGAGTTGCACCCTGACCTGGTGATCACTGGTATGGCCCACGCCAATCCGCTGGAGGCGCGCGGCATCAACACCAAGTGGTCGGTGGAGTTTACCTTTGCCCAAATCCACGGCTTTGGCAACACCCGCGACATTCTAGAGCTGGTGACGCGACCCCTCCGCCGCAACAACAACCTCAAAGACCTGGGTTGGGAGAAACTGGTGAAAGAAGAAGCGAAGGTGTAG
- a CDS encoding DUF433 domain-containing protein, with translation MQYQDIITIELGKRGGKPCIRGMRITVYDVLEYLASGMTYEEILEDFPYHASYHLALASGAGAPRSIPSVLKSSSRSSQWMP, from the coding sequence ATGCAATACCAAGACATCATCACCATTGAACTTGGCAAGCGTGGCGGCAAGCCCTGTATTCGGGGTATGCGTATCACGGTTTACGATGTGCTGGAATATTTGGCTTCTGGCATGACTTACGAGGAAATTCTGGAAGATTTTCCTTATCATGCTAGCTATCACCTCGCTCTCGCCTCTGGGGCAGGTGCGCCGCGCAGCATTCCCTCGGTGCTCAAGTCTTCATCCAGGTCTTCCCAGTGGATGCCGTAG
- a CDS encoding DUF4160 domain-containing protein, with protein MPTVLRVGPYRFYFYSHEPNEPPHIHIDRDRESAKFWLEPVGLARNIGFSAKELRKLQTLVEDHQERLLEVWHERFGNPDR; from the coding sequence ATGCCAACGGTTTTGAGGGTGGGGCCGTATAGGTTTTACTTTTACAGCCATGAGCCTAATGAGCCGCCGCACATTCATATTGATCGCGATCGCGAGTCTGCTAAGTTTTGGCTAGAGCCTGTAGGATTAGCCAGAAATATTGGGTTCAGCGCCAAGGAGTTGCGGAAACTACAAACCTTAGTCGAAGATCATCAAGAAAGGCTTTTGGAGGTGTGGCATGAGCGCTTTGGCAATCCAGATAGATGA
- a CDS encoding helix-turn-helix transcriptional regulator — translation MGKAGRVLKQVLETYGISQNKLAVTMGIERTVVYRWTHERTDPGGDTITLITAALNQLNPDAAQTFVDSYLGEIIQGDENV, via the coding sequence ATGGGAAAGGCAGGGCGAGTGTTAAAACAGGTTTTAGAGACCTACGGCATCAGTCAGAATAAGCTGGCGGTCACAATGGGGATTGAGCGCACGGTGGTTTACCGCTGGACGCATGAGCGCACTGACCCTGGTGGTGACACGATTACGTTGATTACAGCAGCACTGAATCAGCTAAATCCTGATGCTGCCCAGACGTTTGTCGACTCATACCTGGGTGAAATTATTCAAGGCGATGAGAACGTATGA
- the purH gene encoding bifunctional phosphoribosylaminoimidazolecarboxamide formyltransferase/IMP cyclohydrolase has translation MARLALLSVSDKTGLVELAKALVEEFGFDLISSGGTAKAIAAANLPVTKVSDYTGSPEILGGRVKTLHPKIHGGILARQDLPEDQKDLADNGIRPLDLVVVNLYPFEQTIAKDGVTMADAIENIDIGGPAMLRAAAKNHAHLTVLCSAEQYGPYLEALRTNQGQVPLEFRQACARAAFWHTASYDQAIATYLTASTSEEGALPQQWAMTGRQQATLRYGENPHQTAAWYRTGSTPTGWAGAEQLQGKELSYNNLVDLEAARRIIAEFPSDRPAAAVLKHTNPCGVAMGDTLATAYRRAYDADDVSAFGGIVVLNRAIDADTAQQLTGTFLECIVAPGCDAAARELLAKKQNLRVLVLEDLLTGPGQVVNAIAGGFLLQAPDNHRDDPATWQIVTEAQPSEAELAEMLFAWRVVKHVKSNAIVVTHQQQTLGIGAGQMNRVGSVSIALAQAGEKAQGAVLASDGFFPFDDSVRTAAAAGIRAVVQPGGSRRDEDSIKAANELGLIMAMTGVRHFLH, from the coding sequence ATGGCACGCCTGGCACTGTTGAGCGTATCCGATAAAACCGGGTTAGTAGAGCTAGCGAAAGCCCTGGTTGAAGAGTTTGGCTTTGATCTGATCAGCAGTGGCGGTACGGCGAAGGCGATCGCAGCGGCCAACCTCCCCGTCACCAAGGTTTCCGACTATACAGGGTCGCCAGAAATTCTCGGTGGGCGGGTGAAGACGCTGCACCCCAAAATTCACGGCGGCATTTTGGCGCGACAAGACTTGCCAGAAGACCAGAAAGACTTGGCCGACAACGGCATTCGCCCGCTGGATCTGGTGGTGGTGAACCTCTACCCCTTTGAGCAAACAATCGCGAAAGACGGCGTGACCATGGCCGATGCGATCGAAAACATCGATATTGGCGGGCCAGCCATGCTGCGGGCGGCGGCGAAGAACCATGCCCACCTGACGGTGCTGTGCAGCGCCGAGCAGTATGGGCCGTACCTGGAGGCGCTGCGGACTAACCAAGGTCAGGTACCGCTAGAGTTTCGTCAGGCCTGCGCGCGGGCGGCATTTTGGCACACGGCCAGCTACGACCAGGCGATCGCCACCTACCTGACGGCATCCACCAGCGAGGAGGGTGCCCTGCCCCAGCAGTGGGCCATGACCGGTCGCCAGCAGGCCACCCTGCGCTACGGCGAGAACCCTCACCAAACGGCAGCCTGGTACCGCACAGGCTCTACTCCCACCGGCTGGGCTGGGGCCGAGCAGCTTCAGGGCAAAGAACTCAGCTACAACAATTTGGTCGATCTGGAGGCCGCGCGGCGGATCATTGCGGAGTTCCCCAGCGATCGCCCGGCAGCGGCGGTGCTCAAGCACACCAACCCCTGCGGTGTGGCGATGGGCGACACCCTAGCGACAGCCTACCGCCGCGCCTACGACGCCGACGATGTGTCGGCCTTTGGCGGCATTGTGGTGCTCAACCGCGCCATTGATGCGGATACAGCGCAGCAGCTGACTGGCACGTTTTTGGAATGTATCGTTGCGCCGGGATGCGATGCTGCGGCCCGTGAGCTGCTGGCCAAAAAGCAAAACCTGCGGGTATTGGTGCTGGAGGATCTGTTAACGGGGCCAGGGCAGGTGGTGAATGCGATCGCAGGCGGCTTCTTGCTGCAAGCCCCCGACAACCACCGCGACGACCCCGCTACCTGGCAGATTGTCACCGAGGCCCAGCCCAGCGAGGCCGAACTAGCTGAAATGCTGTTTGCCTGGCGAGTGGTGAAGCATGTGAAATCGAATGCGATCGTAGTGACGCACCAGCAGCAAACCCTCGGCATTGGCGCGGGACAGATGAACCGGGTCGGCTCGGTTAGCATTGCCCTGGCCCAAGCGGGTGAAAAAGCCCAGGGTGCTGTGCTGGCCAGCGACGGCTTCTTCCCCTTCGACGACTCGGTACGCACCGCCGCTGCTGCGGGCATTCGCGCCGTGGTGCAGCCCGGTGGCAGCCGCCGCGACGAAGATTCGATCAAAGCCGCCAACGAATTGGGCCTAATTATGGCGATGACCGGTGTACGGCATTTCTTGCATTAG
- the bchL gene encoding ferredoxin:protochlorophyllide reductase (ATP-dependent) iron-sulfur ATP-binding protein — protein MDHQTLKLSVYGKGGIGKSTTSCNISVALAKRGRKVLQIGCDPKHDSTFTLTGFLIPTIIDTLQEKDFHYENVWAEDVIYKGYGGVHCVEAGGPPAGAGCGGYVVGETVKLLKELNAFDEYDVILFDVLGDVVCGGFAAPLNYSDYCLIVTDNGFDALFAANRIAASVREKARTHPLRLAGLIGNRTSKRDLIDKYIESVPMPVLEILPLIEDIRISRVKGKTVFEMAETDPALEPVCQYYLNIADQILARPEGVVPSETPDRELFSLLSDFYLNPPADAPKQEVDEMDLMMV, from the coding sequence ATGGATCACCAGACTTTAAAGCTTTCTGTGTACGGGAAAGGGGGCATTGGTAAGTCCACCACCAGCTGCAACATTTCGGTGGCCCTGGCCAAACGGGGCCGCAAAGTCTTGCAGATTGGCTGCGACCCCAAGCACGACAGCACCTTTACACTCACCGGGTTTCTGATTCCCACCATCATCGACACCCTGCAAGAAAAAGACTTCCATTACGAAAACGTATGGGCTGAGGACGTAATTTACAAGGGCTACGGCGGCGTACATTGCGTGGAAGCGGGTGGCCCCCCGGCGGGTGCAGGCTGCGGTGGCTACGTGGTCGGTGAAACCGTGAAGCTCTTGAAGGAACTCAACGCCTTTGACGAGTACGATGTGATTCTGTTTGATGTGCTGGGCGACGTGGTCTGCGGCGGCTTTGCAGCTCCACTGAACTATTCTGACTACTGCCTGATCGTCACCGACAATGGCTTTGACGCTCTGTTTGCCGCTAACCGCATCGCTGCCTCGGTGCGCGAGAAGGCCCGCACCCACCCCCTGCGTCTGGCCGGGCTGATTGGCAACCGCACCTCAAAGCGCGACTTGATCGATAAATATATCGAGTCGGTGCCCATGCCGGTGCTGGAAATTTTGCCGCTAATCGAAGACATTCGGATTTCTCGCGTCAAGGGCAAGACAGTGTTTGAAATGGCCGAAACCGACCCCGCCCTGGAGCCGGTGTGCCAGTACTACCTGAATATTGCCGACCAGATTCTCGCTCGGCCCGAGGGTGTGGTGCCCAGCGAAACCCCCGATCGCGAACTGTTCAGCCTGCTTTCGGACTTCTACCTGAACCCTCCTGCCGATGCGCCCAAGCAAGAAGTCGACGAGATGGATCTCATGATGGTGTAA
- a CDS encoding DUF2442 domain-containing protein: MSALAIQIDERVKDVHFTEDTISVDLMDGRSIAVPLVWYPRLLNASPEQLAQWEICGGGYGIHWEDLDEDLSTEGMLRGAPAPEARAR, encoded by the coding sequence ATGAGCGCTTTGGCAATCCAGATAGATGAGCGGGTGAAGGATGTCCACTTTACGGAAGATACCATCAGCGTCGATCTGATGGATGGCCGCTCGATCGCAGTGCCGTTGGTCTGGTATCCGCGACTGCTGAATGCATCGCCAGAGCAGCTTGCTCAGTGGGAAATCTGCGGCGGCGGCTACGGCATCCACTGGGAAGACCTGGATGAAGACTTGAGCACCGAGGGAATGCTGCGCGGCGCACCTGCCCCAGAGGCGAGAGCGAGGTGA
- a CDS encoding REP-associated tyrosine transposase: MPRRKVAFLPGHYYHLYNRGNNHQTIFFERENYLFFLRQFRQHVAVETADVLAYCLMPNHYHFLVYLRGEDLSEKMGRLSLSYTKAINKRCQRSGVLFQGPFQSIHVDAEAYLLNLSRYIHLNPVKAGLVQRPEDWEFSSYQEYVELRRGTLPQYRALQQQVGGLTAYQAFVESEAVLIPMAIRSLMLDE; encoded by the coding sequence ATGCCGCGCCGCAAAGTAGCCTTTTTGCCAGGGCACTACTACCACCTATACAACCGGGGCAACAATCACCAGACCATCTTCTTTGAGCGTGAGAACTACCTATTCTTTCTGCGGCAGTTTCGGCAGCATGTGGCAGTAGAAACCGCTGATGTTCTGGCCTATTGCCTGATGCCAAACCACTACCATTTCTTGGTTTATCTACGAGGTGAAGATCTATCGGAGAAGATGGGGCGGCTTTCGCTGTCATATACGAAGGCGATCAACAAGCGATGTCAGCGCTCTGGGGTCTTGTTTCAGGGGCCATTTCAGTCGATCCATGTAGATGCGGAGGCGTATCTGCTCAATCTGTCTCGGTACATCCATCTGAATCCGGTGAAGGCTGGGCTGGTGCAGAGACCGGAGGATTGGGAGTTCTCTAGCTATCAGGAGTATGTTGAACTGCGTCGGGGAACGCTGCCCCAATATCGAGCGTTGCAACAGCAGGTGGGTGGTTTAACAGCGTATCAAGCCTTTGTGGAATCTGAAGCTGTTTTGATACCGATGGCGATCCGAAGCCTGATGCTGGATGAATAA
- a CDS encoding serine hydrolase, translated as MTYCPVQWPVQWPVQWSDPPLALPTGSVAMAWSKLKNREPASLWLRHLIKAISHNLETPMDSDCLEQIRASVSQILANSGLPGAAIAAYTDGQLVLETSIGDRDVQQTVPLPVDARFFIYSVTKTLIAAAVLHQVQVGRLALDTPIQHYWPGFPVDRPIPLRQILSHTSGLPDYGGLPAYHEALKVSPGFPWSFQDYLNVIRQRGLLFEPGTGWSYSNLGYLALKTLLEQTTARSLQDILDALFFTPLGLTQTFVATSLEDVADLTPGYTQAFGGSEWVNMAQRYHPGWVSHGVVVSTAAELAAMIDALLMGQILEASLVDQMAQSVHSLGAHPPLENVGCGLGLFMDIDSPYGRVMGHNGGGPGYSIAAFHFSALAGRPTTIAAATNREGDNVGLDVAYAVAHALSEV; from the coding sequence ATGACGTACTGCCCGGTGCAGTGGCCGGTGCAGTGGCCGGTGCAGTGGTCTGATCCGCCCCTGGCGCTGCCCACCGGGAGCGTGGCCATGGCCTGGAGTAAGCTAAAGAACCGCGAACCCGCCAGCCTTTGGCTACGGCACCTGATCAAAGCAATTAGTCACAACTTAGAGACACCAATGGACAGCGATTGCCTAGAACAGATTCGCGCCTCAGTCAGCCAAATTTTGGCCAATTCTGGGCTGCCGGGGGCTGCGATCGCCGCCTACACGGATGGTCAGCTTGTGCTTGAAACCAGCATTGGCGATCGCGATGTCCAGCAGACCGTCCCGCTCCCGGTGGACGCCCGCTTTTTTATCTACAGCGTCACCAAAACCCTGATTGCGGCGGCGGTGCTGCATCAGGTTCAGGTTGGGCGGCTTGCTTTAGATACACCAATTCAGCACTACTGGCCTGGGTTTCCGGTTGATAGGCCCATCCCCCTACGCCAGATCTTGAGCCACACCAGCGGTCTGCCCGACTACGGCGGGTTACCGGCTTACCACGAAGCCCTCAAAGTATCCCCTGGGTTTCCCTGGTCGTTTCAAGATTATCTAAATGTGATCCGCCAGCGAGGCCTGCTGTTTGAGCCAGGAACAGGCTGGTCGTACTCTAACCTGGGCTATCTGGCGCTGAAAACGCTGCTAGAGCAAACGACAGCGCGATCGCTTCAGGACATTCTCGACGCGCTGTTTTTTACCCCCCTGGGGCTTACTCAAACGTTTGTCGCCACCTCTCTAGAGGATGTCGCAGACCTGACTCCTGGCTACACCCAAGCCTTTGGCGGCAGCGAGTGGGTAAATATGGCCCAGCGCTACCATCCCGGCTGGGTCTCCCACGGGGTAGTCGTGTCTACCGCTGCTGAGCTAGCGGCCATGATAGACGCGTTGTTGATGGGGCAAATCCTTGAGGCATCGCTGGTCGATCAAATGGCCCAGTCGGTGCATAGCTTGGGCGCACATCCGCCCCTAGAGAATGTGGGCTGCGGCTTAGGGCTGTTTATGGATATCGACTCGCCCTACGGCAGGGTAATGGGGCATAACGGAGGCGGGCCGGGCTATTCGATCGCAGCCTTTCACTTCTCGGCGCTGGCGGGTCGCCCCACCACCATCGCTGCCGCCACCAACCGGGAGGGCGACAACGTGGGGCTAGATGTGGCCTACGCTGTCGCCCATGCGCTGAGCGAGGTGTAA
- a CDS encoding DUF5331 domain-containing protein translates to MAFFENFTQVIRQKWLDYVQSNRAWLTLQMQQTSVRTPDGGRRPSSFLVLGVVNALEPKLSNLMVPFYKLNSDEDALVEVLGLNFDPEMVLDNPDHTQTIEANDEQPLLPDSPDM, encoded by the coding sequence ATGGCCTTTTTCGAGAACTTTACCCAAGTCATTCGCCAAAAATGGTTGGACTACGTGCAGTCAAACCGGGCCTGGCTGACGCTGCAAATGCAGCAGACCTCGGTGCGTACCCCCGATGGCGGTCGCCGTCCCTCCTCCTTTTTGGTGCTGGGGGTGGTCAACGCCCTAGAGCCCAAGCTGTCGAATCTGATGGTGCCTTTCTACAAGCTCAACTCTGACGAAGACGCGTTAGTAGAAGTGCTGGGGCTCAATTTTGACCCCGAGATGGTGCTGGATAACCCCGACCATACGCAAACCATTGAGGCCAACGACGAACAGCCGCTTTTGCCAGATTCGCCGGATATGTAG
- a CDS encoding GNAT family N-acetyltransferase, giving the protein MLNSNLGGPLLWAAIVTRRLELKTQRLTLRLGTTDDIPAILHYYQTNRAYLEPFEPQRPDRFYTRDFWQTVLASRATDFHTGYGVKLLILLQNEPDQVIGTINLNTIVRGALHGATLGYGLSAQHQGQGYMTEAGQRLIAYAFDELNLHRIMANYLPHNHRSANVLKRLGFAIEGMARDYLFINGQWQDHVMTSLVNPNWQMPEL; this is encoded by the coding sequence TTGCTCAATTCAAACCTGGGTGGGCCACTCCTATGGGCCGCGATCGTGACTAGGCGACTAGAACTCAAGACCCAACGGCTGACACTGCGGCTGGGCACCACCGACGATATTCCAGCGATTTTGCACTACTACCAGACGAACCGGGCCTACCTCGAACCCTTTGAACCCCAGCGCCCAGATCGCTTCTATACCCGTGACTTTTGGCAGACGGTGCTGGCCTCTCGGGCCACTGATTTTCACACCGGCTATGGGGTCAAACTGCTGATCTTGCTTCAGAATGAACCCGACCAGGTGATCGGTACCATTAACCTCAACACCATTGTGCGCGGGGCGCTGCACGGAGCCACTCTGGGCTATGGTCTTTCGGCTCAGCACCAGGGCCAAGGCTATATGACCGAAGCGGGCCAGCGGCTCATTGCCTATGCCTTTGATGAGCTAAACCTGCACCGCATTATGGCCAACTACTTGCCCCACAACCACCGCAGTGCCAACGTACTCAAACGCTTAGGCTTTGCGATCGAAGGCATGGCTCGCGACTACCTATTTATTAATGGCCAGTGGCAAGACCATGTGATGACTAGCTTAGTCAATCCTAATTGGCAAATGCCTGAGCTGTAG
- a CDS encoding alpha/beta hydrolase — translation MHQCLQMAEQQFFLGLGQRLGRTTTTLALVATSLAGLAVAVPHANAVDEVQITYGALEAPPISVSDLESFARTGIPSRDLQLLLNVLRIDEEQARQALTQNVLVDVDNLRQASNTFAGQFLWRLLATTVTFTDTTSPAWELLRNAVLDTAASGQLTMLDVLRAIEASTLQVDGRRVIEIASQIDFDRIGALASILLGK, via the coding sequence ATGCACCAATGCTTGCAAATGGCTGAACAGCAATTTTTCTTAGGTCTAGGCCAACGTCTGGGACGCACGACGACCACCCTGGCTCTCGTTGCCACCTCCCTGGCTGGCCTAGCGGTGGCGGTTCCCCATGCCAACGCTGTCGATGAAGTTCAGATTACCTACGGTGCTTTAGAAGCACCGCCAATCTCGGTTAGCGATTTAGAATCCTTTGCCCGTACTGGCATTCCGAGTCGTGATTTGCAACTGCTACTCAACGTGCTGCGCATTGACGAAGAGCAGGCCCGCCAGGCACTTACCCAAAACGTGCTGGTGGATGTAGACAACCTGCGTCAGGCCTCAAACACCTTTGCGGGGCAATTTCTTTGGCGGCTGCTGGCTACCACCGTCACCTTTACTGACACCACCAGCCCGGCTTGGGAACTGTTGCGCAATGCGGTCTTAGATACCGCCGCCAGTGGTCAGCTGACCATGCTAGACGTGCTGCGGGCGATCGAAGCCAGTACTTTGCAGGTGGATGGTCGTCGAGTGATAGAGATTGCTTCCCAAATCGACTTCGATCGCATTGGGGCGTTAGCTTCTATCTTGCTGGGCAAGTAA